The DNA sequence CGTCGACGCCTGCCCGGGCGGAGAATTCCCCGTCGGCGCCAAAGTCGCGGCCCTGATGGGTGGACTGGGCCGCACCATCAACGGCAGCTACGCCCAATTCACCCGGGTGCGGGCCGAGAACGTTGCGCTGATAGAGACGGACCTGTCGTGGGATCAGCTGGCCGCGTTGCCGGAAACCTACGCCACCGCATGGACCTGTCTGTTTCGCAACCTCGACCTGACCGCCGGGCAGACCATCGTGATCCGCGGGGCGACATCGTCTTTCGGTCAGGCGGCCGTGAAGCTGGCCGTGGAGGCCGGTGCACGGGTGATCGCCACCACCCGCGCCCGGGCACGGTTCGGTCTGCTGACCTCGCTCGGCGCCGAACGGGTCGAGCTCGAGATCCCCGATCTGAGTGCACACATCGCCGAGGCCCAGCACATCGACGCCGTTCTCGACCTCGTGGGCAACAGCACGATCCTGGATTCCCTGAACATGCTGCGCCGGGGCGGCACTGCGTGCTTGGCGGGCTGGCTCGGAGGACTGGACCCGATCGCTGACTTCAACCCGCTGTTGCAGATGCCCAGCGGCGTCAATCTCAGCTTCTTCGGCAGCTTCGTGTTCGGTACACCCGGCTTTGCGCTGTCGGATGTTCCGCTGCAGGACATCGCCGACAAGGTTCGTGCGGGATGCCTCGAAGCCGCGCCCTCCCATGTCTTCTCCTTTGATCAGATCGGTGATGCGCATCGCGTCATGGAAGCAGGAGACGCGGGCGGCAAGATGGTGGTGTTGGTCGACTGATCCAGACCAGGAGGGAACACCAATGAAGATCGCGGTTGCCGGCGGTACCGGCAAGACCGGCCGTAAAGTGGTCGAGCATCTCCACGTCCAGGGGCACCAGCCGGTGATCCTTGCCCGCGCGCACGGGGTTGACCTGATCCAGAACACCGGAATCGACGCCGCGCTCGACGGTGCCGAGGCCATCATCGACGTCTCCGACTTCGCGACCATGAACGCCAAGAAGGCACGGGCCTGCTTCGGCACAGCGACCACGAATCTGCTGGCCGCCGCGCAGCGCAGTGGAGTTCGCCATCATGTCGCGCTGTCGATCATCGGCATCGACCGGGCGACCAGCGGCTACTACCAAGGCAAGCTGCGGCAAGAGGAATTGGTGCAGACCGGCGCCGTCCCGTGGACGATCCTGCGGGCCGCCCAGTTTCACGAATTCGCCGACCAAGTCCTGGCGCAGGTTCCCGGCCCCATCGCACTGGTCCCGAAAATGCAGTCGCAACCCATCGCGGTCACCGAAGTCGCCGCTCATCTGTGCGGCCTGGCCACCGCCGAACCCCAGCAGATGGCACCCGAACTCGCCGGCCCCCGCGTGGAATCGGTCGTCGACATGGTTCGGCAGCTGATCCGGCGGCGCGGGCAGCACCGGCCGGTCATCGGACTGCGGATTCCTGGGGCGGCCGGAAAGGGCATGGCCAATGGCGCGTTGCTGCCCACCGGTCCCGGCCCGAGGGGACGGCAAACCTATGCCGAGTGGCTGGCTGAGCTGACACCGGACGGCATGTGAGTGCCCACGATGTCACAAACTCGTTCGCTGCGCCGTCTACCGGGCATGAACCTCATCGTGCATCGGCTGTGCCTGCTCCTGTTGACCATCGTGGGCTTTGGCCTGGGACTGTGGGCGTATTTCGCTCCGCTGCACTGGTACAGCACGTTTCCCGGTATGGGCATGTCCTGGTTGCCGGTGCTCGGCCCGTACAACGAGCATTTCGTGAAGGATGTCGGCGCCATGTTCCTGGCGCTCGGGGCGCTCAGCGCCATGGCGGTGTACCACCTGGGCAACCGTGCCGTCGTCGTGATCACCGCGACGGCCTGGTCGATTTTTAATGCGCTGCACCTGATTTACCACGTCGGGATGCTGCACATGTATGGCGCGCGTGACGCGGTCCTCAACGCGGTCAGCCTCAGCTCGCTTCTGGTGGTCTCGCTGCTGCTGTTCCTGCCCGGCCGCCGCCACAACGGGGGATAGCGCCACAGCCCGGGGCGGCGGGAAGGCAAAGCGGTGCGCGAGCCGTCGACGACGTGCTTCACTACGCCATACGATCGCGCCCGCGCGGGCGAACGCACCAGGAGCCCGAAGTGACATATGACTACGACGTTGTGGTGATCGGCTCGGGATTCGGCGGCAGCGTGGCCGCGCTGCGCCTGACCGAGAAGGGCTATCGCGTCGGCGTGTTGGACATGGGCCGGCGCTGGACCCCCACCGACTTCCCGCCCAACAACTGGCACGTCCGCAAGGCGATGTGGGCACCGAAACTGGGCTGCTTCGGTCCGCAACGACTGACCGTGCTGGGTAAGACATTCATCGCCAGCGCCGTCGGGGTCGGCGGCGGGTCGTTGATCTACGGCAACACCCTCTACGAGCCGCTGGAACGGTTCTTTCATGACCCGCAGTGGGCCCACATCACCGACTGGAAGTCCGAGCTGGCCCCGTACTACGAACAGGCCCGCCGGATGCTCGGGGTGACGTCCACCCCGCACACCACGCCGGCAGATGAGGTGTTGCTGGCGGTGGCCCGCGATCTGGGGGTCGAGGACACCTATCACCCCACCAATGTCGGAGTCTTCTTCGGTGATGAGCCCGGCCAGACCGTCCCGGATCCATTCTTCGGCGGGGCAGGCCCCGACCGCGCCGGCTGTATCGGCTGCGCGCAGTGCTTCACCGGTTGCCCGCACAACGCGAAGAACACCACCGAGACCAACTACCTGTATCTGGCCGAGCACGCCGGCGCCCAGATCCATCCGATGACGATGGTCACCGATGTGCGCCCCGACGGCGACGGCTATGTGGTCAGCACGGTGCGCACCGGCCGGTGGGTGCGCAAACATAGGCGGGACTTCACCGCGAGCCAGGTGGTGTTCGCCGCGGCCTCGCTGGGCACCCAGCGGTTGCTGCACCGGCTGCGCGACACCGGATCACTGCCGAATCTCTCGCCGCGGCTGGGTGAGCTGACCCGCACCAATTCCGAAGAGGTGCCGGTGGTGTTCGCTCCAGATCGTGACGACTTCGCCCAAGGCGTCGCGATCACCTCATCGATCCATCCGGAGGCCAACACCCACGTCGAGGTGTGCCGCTATGGCAAGGGATCCAACCTGTTGTCCATGATGGGCACTCATCTGATCGACGGCGGGCCGTGGCGCTTCGCCCGGCTGATGCTGACCATCGCGCGCCACCCGGCGATGATGCTGCACAGCATGTTCCCCCGCAACGCCTCGTCGCATTCGATCATCGTGCTGGTGATGCAGTCGCTGGACAATTCGCTGACCACCTATCGCAAGCGTGGCCTGTTCGGCACCCGAATGACGGCGAAACAGGGTGTGGGAGAGCCCAATCCAGACTGGATCCCGACCGCCCACGATGTGGCGCGCCGGATAGCCGAAAAGGTCGGCGGGATGGCCGGTGGCACCTACCTCGATGCGCTCAATATCCCGTTGACGGCGCATTTCATCGGCGGCTGCCCGATCGGTGAATCCGCGGATACCGGGGTCATCGACCCCTATCAGCGTGCCTACGGGCATCCCGGTGTGCACGTGGTCGACGGGTCGGCGATCACCGCCAACCTGGGCGTGAACCCGTCGTTCACCATCACCGCGCAGGCCGAGCGGGCGATGTCGTTGTGGCCCAACAACGGTGAGGCCGACTCCCGCCCGCCGCTTGGCCAGCCGTATCGGCGCATCGCGCCGGTGGCACCGCACCACCCGACGGTTCCGACGGGTGCCCCCGGTGCGCTGCGGTTGCCGCTGTCGCCGGCCTGACCGCAGCGATATCGTTATCAACCGTCATGAAACCGGATAAGGATGCTGTTGGCCGAGCCGCGCTGGAGTCGTTGATATCTGCCGATATGCGCGAGCTGGCCGCCGAATCCGAACAGATCGGCCAGCGGTTCGCCGGCGCCAACAACGTGCGCCAGACCGATTTCCGCGCCTTGCTGCACATCATGGTCGCTGAGACTGCAGGAACCCCGATCAGTCCCAGTGAGCTGCGTCAACGTATGGGATTGTCGGGTGCGGCCATCACCTATCTCGTCGATCGTCTCATCGAGTCCGGCCACGTGCGGCGCGAAGCGCACGCCTCGGATCGACGCAAGGTTGCGTTGCGGTACTCCGAACTCGGCTTGGACACCGCCAGAGCGTTTTTCACCCCGCTGCAGAGTCACACCCAGCGTGCCCTGGCGCAGTTCTCCGACGCCGACCTGCAGACTACGCATTGGGTCTTGGCTGCCGTGATCTCCGCCATGCGACAGTTCGATTCCGAGCTGGAGAAGTAGTGCCGGTCCTGCTGTGGTACCGCCGCGACCTGCGGGTCGACGACTTGCCGGCCTTGACGGCCGCGCTCGCTGAAGGCCCCGAGGTGTTGGCCTGCTTCGTGCTGGACCCGCAGCTGGAGACCTCGGCTGGGCAGCGTCGACTGCAGTTCTTGGGCCAGTCTCTGCGGCGGCTGCGCGATGACCTCGACGGCCGGTTGCTGATCACGCGCGGACGTCCAGAGGAGCGGATCCCGGCGATCGCCGCCGCTATCAGCGCGTCGGCCGTGCATGTGTCAGAGGATTTCGCCCCTTACGGGTGCCGGCGTGACGAGCGGGTTCGCGCCGCGCTCGGTGACATACCGCTGGTGGCCACCGGCTCTCCGTACCTGGTCTCTCCCGGACGAGTTGTCAAAGACGATGGGACTCCCTACCGGGTCTTCACCCCGTTTTTTCGCCGGTGGCGGGAGCACGGCTGGCGGCGTCCGGCGAACTCCCGGCCGGACTCGGCGCACTGGATCGATCCTCTCGATGTACCCGACGAGTCCGGTCAACCGGTGGACATCCCTGACTTCGGTGGTCGACCCGAGTTGCCCGCAGGGGAAGCTGCGGCGCTCGAGCACTGGCGGGGGTTCGTCAGCGGCGGGCTGGAGCGCTACGAGCAGGACCGCGACCGAGCCGATCTCGAAGGTGGGAGCCGGATGTCGGTCTACCTGAAATTCGGCAACATTCATCCGCGCACTATGGCTGCCGACCTTGATCTCCAGCAGCCGGGTGCCGCGTCGTATCTGCGGCAACTGGCCTTTCGGGATTTCTATGCCGCCGTACTGCACTTCTGGCCCCGCAGTGCCTGGCGCAATTGGAACCAGGATTTCGACTCCATCCAGATGGACACCGATGCCGACGCGTGGAGCCGCTTTGAGCGTTGGAAGGCCGGGGAGACCGGTTTTCCGATCGTGGACGCCGGCATGCGTGAACTGCGCCAAACGGGCTTCATGCACAACCGGGTGCGCATGATCGCCGCATCGTTCTTGGTCAAGGACCTGCATCTGCCGTGGCAGTGGGGGGCTCGCTGGTTCTTGGAGCAGCTGATCGACGGCGATGTGGCCAACAACCAGCACGGTTGGCAGTGGTGCGCGGGGTGCGGGACCGACGCGGCCCCTTACTTCCGGGTTTTCAACCCGACGTTGCAGGGCAGCAAATTCGACCCCGAAGGCTGTTACGTGCGTCGCTGGGTTCCAGAACTGGCCGACCTCCCCGACGCACATCTCCGCCGGGCTGCGCCGCCGCCGGGATACCCCCGGCCCATGGTGGACCACGGGCGCGAACGTGCCGAGGCGCTACGTCGCTACCGGTACCTGAGTAATTCAATAAATGAATGATTCATTTATTGAATGTACTTCCCCGATCGGTCTACTGTCGTTGGTCAGGCGATAGCACGGGCGGTGGAGGGCGAGCATGAGCGGAATCCTCTCGGCGGCAGGGGCCGCCGTTGCGGCCGTCGGGTCAGTGGTCGGTGTGCGTAACGGAACCGAAGAGCCTCCTTTCACGGTGCAGCGGCGAACGCGCGATGTGGAGATTCGCCGCTATGCCGAACGCGTGGCGGCGGAAACCGTGGTTGACGGTGATGAGGAGAGCGCGCGCAGCGCGGGCTTTCGGCGCCTGGCCGGCTACATCTTCGGCGGCAATAACTCGCGTACCAAGTACGCCATGACCGCTCCCGTCGCTCAGGACCCCGCCGCTCCGGCGGGTGAGCAGATCTCCATGACCGCGCCGGTCGCCCAGCAATCCGGCACTGAAGGCCAATGGTTGATTCGTTTCTTCATGCCGACCGGTATCGGCCTGGAATCGCTGCCGGAGCCTGACAACGCCAAAGTGCAATTGGTGCGGGTGCCGGCTGAAACCGTCGCGGTGCACACCTTCTCCGGAGATCGTGGCCGTCGTGCTGTTGAAATGCACACCGCGACGCTGCTCAATGCCCTCAAAGAACTGCAGTGCGAGCCAGTCCGGGTACCGCAGGCGTGGTTCTACGATCCGCCATGGACCCTGCCGATGTTTCGCCGCAACGAGATTGCGGTAACTGTCACCCAGAACGATTGACCTACAAGGAGTCACGTGCGCATCTCAACCCTGCTCGGCACCGGGTCCGCCGTCACCGCGGCAGCCGTCACGGGAGGTCTCGCCACCACCCCCGCGGTCCAATCTGACTGGTACGAAGGGCTGGTCAAGCCCGCATACCAGCCACCGCGACAAGCCTTTCCGATAGTGTGGCCTGCGCTCTACGCCGACATCGCCGCGGTGTCGGCGGCCACTATCGATGAACTCAGCGACCGCGGGGAGGTCGCGCAGCGCCGCAACTACATAGCGGCGCTGGTGCTCAACCTCGTCCTCAACGCGGGCTGGTCGTGGCTGTTCTTCAACCGCCGCCGTCTCGGCCCGGCCACTGCGGTCAGCGTGGCGCTGGCGACCAGCAGTGCTGACCTGGCGCGCCGGGCCGTCGCCGTTCGGGGTGCGCGGGCGGTGCCCCTGGTGCTGTATCCGCTGTGGGTCACCTTTGCCACCGTGTTGTGCGGACACGTCGCGATACTCAACCCCCGCCGGTGAGACTCACTGCGGTCCCGTACGCCCCAACAGGTGGCGCAGCAGCGGCTCGAGTTCGGGCATGCGGAACGGGTGACCAGCGTCGTTGAGGCGGCCGGGCAGCGCGCGCTGACTGGCGCACGCGAGTTCACGAGCACCTTGCGCGCCGAGCAACAGTCGCGGGCCCAGGCTCGGTACCGGCAGTGCGGTCGGTCGATGTAGCACGCGACCCAGCGCCTTGGTGTAGTCGACGTTGCGCGACGGGTTCGGGGCGACCGCGTTCACCGGTCCGCGCAGCCCGGTGTCCCACAGCGCTCGGTGATAGATGTCGATCAGGTCATCGATGCCGATCCACGGCAGCCACTGCCGTCCACTCCCGAGCCGGCCACCGAGCCCCGCCGCGAACAATGGCCGCATCAGGCGCAACGTCCCGCCGCGCGGGGACTGCACGATGCCCGTGCGTACCCGCACCACGCGGGTCCCGGACTGTTCTGCCGGCGTGAGCGCGCCCTCCCAGTCGGCTACGACGTCGGCCAGAAAGCCGTCACCGCGTTCGGCGTCTTCGGTCAGTACGTCGTCACCGCGGTCATACCCGTAATAGCCGACTGCCGAGGCGCAGATCAGCACGCTCGGTCCCGCGGGCGTGCCGGCGACCAGCTCGGCGAGCTTGCGGGTGGGCCCGATTCTGCTGTCACGGATCTGGCGGCGGTGCTCGGCGGTGAATCGGCCGGCGATCGACGCGCCGGCCAGATGGATCACGGCGTCTATTCCGGTCAGCAGATCAGGGTCGGGATGGTCGGGATTCCACTGCCGCTCATCAGGATTGTCCGCGGCATGGCGCACCAGGCGAATCA is a window from the Mycobacterium sp. SVM_VP21 genome containing:
- a CDS encoding DNA photolyase family protein, translating into MPVLLWYRRDLRVDDLPALTAALAEGPEVLACFVLDPQLETSAGQRRLQFLGQSLRRLRDDLDGRLLITRGRPEERIPAIAAAISASAVHVSEDFAPYGCRRDERVRAALGDIPLVATGSPYLVSPGRVVKDDGTPYRVFTPFFRRWREHGWRRPANSRPDSAHWIDPLDVPDESGQPVDIPDFGGRPELPAGEAAALEHWRGFVSGGLERYEQDRDRADLEGGSRMSVYLKFGNIHPRTMAADLDLQQPGAASYLRQLAFRDFYAAVLHFWPRSAWRNWNQDFDSIQMDTDADAWSRFERWKAGETGFPIVDAGMRELRQTGFMHNRVRMIAASFLVKDLHLPWQWGARWFLEQLIDGDVANNQHGWQWCAGCGTDAAPYFRVFNPTLQGSKFDPEGCYVRRWVPELADLPDAHLRRAAPPPGYPRPMVDHGRERAEALRRYRYLSNSINE
- a CDS encoding NAD(P)H-binding protein, which gives rise to MKIAVAGGTGKTGRKVVEHLHVQGHQPVILARAHGVDLIQNTGIDAALDGAEAIIDVSDFATMNAKKARACFGTATTNLLAAAQRSGVRHHVALSIIGIDRATSGYYQGKLRQEELVQTGAVPWTILRAAQFHEFADQVLAQVPGPIALVPKMQSQPIAVTEVAAHLCGLATAEPQQMAPELAGPRVESVVDMVRQLIRRRGQHRPVIGLRIPGAAGKGMANGALLPTGPGPRGRQTYAEWLAELTPDGM
- a CDS encoding zinc-binding alcohol dehydrogenase family protein, yielding MGAKSTPDLPVAPAVVREVPGGPTMRAIILDGFGDLDVLTYTDIPKPLPKRGEVVIRVKGFGINHAEMHMRRGEWAQAAEVSGIECVGVVDACPGGEFPVGAKVAALMGGLGRTINGSYAQFTRVRAENVALIETDLSWDQLAALPETYATAWTCLFRNLDLTAGQTIVIRGATSSFGQAAVKLAVEAGARVIATTRARARFGLLTSLGAERVELEIPDLSAHIAEAQHIDAVLDLVGNSTILDSLNMLRRGGTACLAGWLGGLDPIADFNPLLQMPSGVNLSFFGSFVFGTPGFALSDVPLQDIADKVRAGCLEAAPSHVFSFDQIGDAHRVMEAGDAGGKMVVLVD
- a CDS encoding heme-binding protein — protein: MSGILSAAGAAVAAVGSVVGVRNGTEEPPFTVQRRTRDVEIRRYAERVAAETVVDGDEESARSAGFRRLAGYIFGGNNSRTKYAMTAPVAQDPAAPAGEQISMTAPVAQQSGTEGQWLIRFFMPTGIGLESLPEPDNAKVQLVRVPAETVAVHTFSGDRGRRAVEMHTATLLNALKELQCEPVRVPQAWFYDPPWTLPMFRRNEIAVTVTQND
- a CDS encoding MarR family transcriptional regulator, with amino-acid sequence MKPDKDAVGRAALESLISADMRELAAESEQIGQRFAGANNVRQTDFRALLHIMVAETAGTPISPSELRQRMGLSGAAITYLVDRLIESGHVRREAHASDRRKVALRYSELGLDTARAFFTPLQSHTQRALAQFSDADLQTTHWVLAAVISAMRQFDSELEK
- a CDS encoding TIGR01777 family oxidoreductase, which produces MSVDFSSTVAAPRAEVFAWHERPGAFTRLSPPWQPMNLVSEAHSLRDGTAVLALPGGLRWVAEHQPDGYDPPARFVDALGGHGLASLPTRATLSWTHTHEFEDLGDGRTRVIDHVETPIPGALLRPMFVYRHRQLADDTAAHRRAQQAGLTPLTVAISGATGLVGSALAAFLSTGGHRVIRLVRHAADNPDERQWNPDHPDPDLLTGIDAVIHLAGASIAGRFTAEHRRQIRDSRIGPTRKLAELVAGTPAGPSVLICASAVGYYGYDRGDDVLTEDAERGDGFLADVVADWEGALTPAEQSGTRVVRVRTGIVQSPRGGTLRLMRPLFAAGLGGRLGSGRQWLPWIGIDDLIDIYHRALWDTGLRGPVNAVAPNPSRNVDYTKALGRVLHRPTALPVPSLGPRLLLGAQGARELACASQRALPGRLNDAGHPFRMPELEPLLRHLLGRTGPQ
- a CDS encoding tryptophan-rich sensory protein is translated as MRISTLLGTGSAVTAAAVTGGLATTPAVQSDWYEGLVKPAYQPPRQAFPIVWPALYADIAAVSAATIDELSDRGEVAQRRNYIAALVLNLVLNAGWSWLFFNRRRLGPATAVSVALATSSADLARRAVAVRGARAVPLVLYPLWVTFATVLCGHVAILNPRR
- a CDS encoding GMC family oxidoreductase, coding for MTYDYDVVVIGSGFGGSVAALRLTEKGYRVGVLDMGRRWTPTDFPPNNWHVRKAMWAPKLGCFGPQRLTVLGKTFIASAVGVGGGSLIYGNTLYEPLERFFHDPQWAHITDWKSELAPYYEQARRMLGVTSTPHTTPADEVLLAVARDLGVEDTYHPTNVGVFFGDEPGQTVPDPFFGGAGPDRAGCIGCAQCFTGCPHNAKNTTETNYLYLAEHAGAQIHPMTMVTDVRPDGDGYVVSTVRTGRWVRKHRRDFTASQVVFAAASLGTQRLLHRLRDTGSLPNLSPRLGELTRTNSEEVPVVFAPDRDDFAQGVAITSSIHPEANTHVEVCRYGKGSNLLSMMGTHLIDGGPWRFARLMLTIARHPAMMLHSMFPRNASSHSIIVLVMQSLDNSLTTYRKRGLFGTRMTAKQGVGEPNPDWIPTAHDVARRIAEKVGGMAGGTYLDALNIPLTAHFIGGCPIGESADTGVIDPYQRAYGHPGVHVVDGSAITANLGVNPSFTITAQAERAMSLWPNNGEADSRPPLGQPYRRIAPVAPHHPTVPTGAPGALRLPLSPA